Genomic window (Pseudomonas sp. MM211):
ACCGCCTGGGTGAACGCCACCCTGAGCTGCCGCCAGCAGGTAGCACTGGGTTTCGATGGCACGGGCACGGATCAGTACGTCCCAGTGGGCCGCACCGGTGACCCGGGTGAACGCCGAGGGCGCACTGATCAGCTCGGCACCTGCTTCACGCAGCGCGCCATAGAGTTCAGGAAAGCGCAGGTCGTAGCATACGGTCAAACCCAGACGCCCAACGGGTGTATCGGCGACCACCACCTGCTCGCCGTGGGCGTAGTCGTCCGACTCGCGATAGCTGCCACGGCTGTCGCTGACATCTACGTCGAACAGGTGCAGCTTGTCGTAGCGGGCGACGGTCTCACCCTGATCGTCGAGCAGCAGCGAGCAGGCTCTTGGCTTGCCATTCGGCTGACTGGCCGGCGGCAGCGGCAGAGTGCCGGCCACTATCCATAAGTTGAGGTCACGAGCGGTGCGTTTCAACCAGGGCAGCACCGGGCCCTGACCACTGGCTTCCAACCGTCCCAAATCGGCGGCATCGCGCCGCCCGAGGGCCGAGAAGTTCTCCGGCAGCACCGCCAGGCGCGCGCCGCCGGCGGCCGCCTCCTCGAGCAGGCGGCGAGCCTGCAGCAGGTTGGCGGCGATATCGTCCTGGCTGACCATCTGGATCACGGCGAAAGACATGCTGGCCTCCAGGGTCAGTTGGGTTTCTCGAACGGTTTGTCGAAGGTCAGTTGTGGATCGTGCAGGGTGCCCTTGACGTCGTACTGCACACTGGCGAAACGCGCCACGCGATCACCCAGCAGTTTGTCAGCGAGGAACAGCGCACCACCGATGGCCGGCGCGCCGACGATCAGCGCCGCCAGCGGCAGGTTGTTGGTAACTGGCAGGGTCACCAGCAACTTGGCATCGATGCCCTGGTCGATCATGTTCAGGGTGCCGTTCAGTTCCAGATTGCTCGACGGGCCGGTCATGGTGATCGGCTCCTGAGTGACGAACACGCCATCCGTTGCATTCAGATTACCTTTCACCCGGTCATAACTCAGGCCCTTGCCGAGCAGATCGGAGAAATCCAGGCGCAGACGGCGGCCGATGGAGTTGAAATTGAGCA
Coding sequences:
- a CDS encoding carbon-nitrogen hydrolase family protein, with the translated sequence MSFAVIQMVSQDDIAANLLQARRLLEEAAAGGARLAVLPENFSALGRRDAADLGRLEASGQGPVLPWLKRTARDLNLWIVAGTLPLPPASQPNGKPRACSLLLDDQGETVARYDKLHLFDVDVSDSRGSYRESDDYAHGEQVVVADTPVGRLGLTVCYDLRFPELYGALREAGAELISAPSAFTRVTGAAHWDVLIRARAIETQCYLLAAAQGGVHPGGRETYGHTAIIDPWGRKLAEQADGEAWLLAERDAREQAAIRERMPVVRHKRFFAAAQPRQPDVETL